The following are encoded together in the Rickettsiales bacterium genome:
- the secA gene encoding preprotein translocase subunit SecA — MKSLGKFLFGSVNDRAVKSLSKIVDQVNALEDGMLSLSDSELSAQTVKLKHKLSEGFSLDDILPEAFATVREASRRVLNMRHFDVQIMGGIVLHRGMIAEMGTGEGKTLVATLAVYLNALTEKGVHLVTVNDYLVKRDSEWMGRVYRFLGLSIGCITSDVDDETRKEAYDCDITYGTNNEVGFDYLRDNMKHDIEQLSQRKFNFAIVDEVDSVLIDEARTPLVISGPAEDSSALYTSINKLLPKLKDSDYEIDEKSKQITLTEDGMTNVELLLKKHKLIEEDGNFYDLHNMPLVHHVNQALRAHKLFTKDIDYMVSNNQVLIVDEFTGRALEGRRYSEGLHQALEAKEGLQIQNENQTLASITFQNYFRLYPKLAGMAGTAMTEATELYDIYKLEVIELPANKTRIRMDEDDLIYRTAVEKYKAIIEQIVECHQRQQPVLVGTVSIEKSEFISAMLKKKKIPHNVLNAKRHDKEAMIIAQAGRAGAVTIATNMAGRGTDIMLGGNPEYLLNDKMTKEERSAINKQVEKEKEIVLAAGGLFIIGTERHESRRIDNQLRGRAGRQGDPGQTKFYLSLEDDLMRIFASDKMGAILQKLGMEEGEAIFHPMISRALEKAQQKVEGRNYEIRKNLLKFDDVVNHQRLVIYDQRREVLEADELTDEIEPMYHGINSSIVSRYTPPRTYPEQWDIDSFKHETFRIYGVEIPIETWAGYDKIDDEQVLLYLNDEIEKLFKAKQDNYTDQVFQTMAKRCLLSTIDQLWKDHLYTLDHLRQSIVLRAYGQKDPLNEYKREAFHMFGSMMENIKELFIQRLAHLELKWVKNEDGTFLVDSRIPTQGKTFESRSDPAMVQSNKEDFQSSNRVYVAPEERDSKDPLSWGKIGRNEPCPCGSGSKYKQCHGRV, encoded by the coding sequence TTGAAATCTTTAGGTAAATTTTTGTTTGGTTCAGTAAATGATAGGGCAGTCAAGTCTTTATCAAAAATAGTGGATCAAGTAAATGCATTAGAAGACGGCATGCTATCTTTGTCAGACAGTGAGCTCTCTGCCCAAACGGTTAAACTTAAGCATAAACTAAGTGAAGGCTTTTCTTTAGATGATATTTTGCCAGAAGCATTTGCAACAGTGAGAGAAGCCTCTAGGAGAGTGCTCAATATGCGTCATTTTGATGTTCAGATAATGGGAGGCATTGTTCTGCATCGTGGAATGATTGCTGAAATGGGCACGGGGGAAGGAAAAACATTGGTAGCAACGTTAGCAGTCTATCTGAATGCCCTTACAGAAAAAGGAGTTCATTTAGTTACCGTAAACGATTATTTAGTAAAAAGAGACTCGGAATGGATGGGGAGAGTTTATAGATTTTTAGGGCTATCTATAGGTTGCATTACTAGTGATGTTGATGATGAAACTAGAAAAGAAGCTTATGATTGTGATATTACTTACGGTACAAATAACGAAGTTGGGTTCGATTATTTAAGAGATAATATGAAACACGATATAGAGCAATTATCTCAAAGAAAATTTAACTTTGCCATTGTTGATGAAGTAGATTCAGTTTTGATTGATGAGGCGAGAACGCCTTTAGTTATTTCTGGCCCTGCAGAAGATAGCTCTGCTTTATATACCTCAATAAATAAACTTCTACCTAAGCTTAAAGATAGTGATTATGAAATTGATGAGAAGTCTAAACAGATAACTTTAACTGAAGATGGAATGACCAATGTTGAATTACTGCTGAAGAAGCATAAATTAATAGAAGAGGATGGTAATTTTTATGATTTGCATAATATGCCATTAGTTCATCATGTGAATCAGGCTCTTAGAGCACATAAATTATTTACTAAAGATATTGATTACATGGTATCTAACAATCAAGTTCTAATTGTTGATGAGTTTACTGGTAGGGCCTTAGAAGGAAGAAGATATTCAGAAGGATTGCATCAAGCATTGGAAGCAAAAGAAGGCTTACAAATTCAGAACGAGAATCAAACTTTAGCATCAATTACCTTTCAAAACTATTTTCGTCTCTACCCAAAGTTAGCAGGTATGGCCGGTACCGCAATGACTGAAGCAACGGAGCTATATGATATTTATAAGCTTGAGGTAATAGAGCTTCCAGCTAATAAAACTAGGATCAGAATGGATGAAGATGATCTCATTTACCGTACAGCGGTTGAGAAATATAAGGCTATTATAGAACAAATAGTTGAGTGTCATCAAAGACAGCAGCCAGTGTTGGTGGGGACTGTAAGTATTGAGAAATCAGAATTTATTTCAGCAATGCTTAAGAAAAAGAAAATCCCTCATAATGTTTTAAACGCTAAGCGTCATGATAAAGAAGCTATGATTATTGCCCAGGCTGGTAGAGCTGGTGCCGTAACTATTGCAACTAATATGGCTGGTCGTGGAACGGATATTATGCTAGGAGGTAATCCAGAATATTTGCTAAATGATAAGATGACTAAGGAAGAAAGGTCTGCAATAAATAAGCAAGTTGAGAAAGAAAAGGAAATAGTTTTAGCCGCTGGTGGATTATTTATTATTGGTACTGAAAGACATGAAAGTAGAAGAATAGATAATCAATTGCGTGGTCGTGCTGGCCGTCAGGGAGATCCTGGTCAAACCAAATTTTATCTATCGCTCGAAGATGATTTAATGCGTATTTTTGCTTCGGATAAAATGGGGGCTATTCTACAGAAATTAGGTATGGAAGAAGGAGAAGCTATTTTCCATCCAATGATTAGCAGAGCGCTTGAGAAAGCACAGCAAAAAGTTGAGGGTAGAAATTATGAGATTCGTAAGAACTTACTAAAATTTGATGATGTGGTAAATCATCAACGCTTGGTAATTTATGATCAGAGAAGAGAAGTTTTAGAAGCAGATGAGCTTACGGATGAAATAGAACCGATGTATCATGGAATTAATAGCAGTATAGTTTCAAGATATACTCCCCCCAGAACTTATCCTGAACAATGGGATATTGATAGCTTTAAGCATGAAACTTTTCGTATATACGGTGTTGAGATTCCGATTGAGACTTGGGCTGGATATGATAAGATTGATGATGAGCAGGTGTTACTTTATTTAAATGATGAGATAGAGAAGCTTTTTAAAGCTAAGCAAGATAATTATACCGATCAAGTTTTCCAAACAATGGCCAAGCGTTGTTTATTATCTACTATCGATCAATTATGGAAAGACCATTTATATACTTTGGATCATTTAAGACAGAGTATTGTTCTTCGTGCTTATGGTCAAAAGGACCCATTAAATGAATATAAGCGAGAAGCATTTCATATGTTCGGATCAATGATGGAAAACATTAAAGAGTTATTTATTCAAAGATTAGCTCATTTAGAATTGAAGTGGGTTAAAAATGAAGATGGTACTTTTTTAGTTGATTCTCGTATACCAACTCAAGGAAAAACTTTTGAGAGCCGAAGTGATCCTGCTATGGTTCAGAGCAACAAAGAGGATTTTCAATCTTCTAACCGTGTATATGTAGCCCCTGAGG
- a CDS encoding methyl-accepting chemotaxis protein, which translates to MFSFKEKFRRSIKFRSHVVIATAVTLIQLVSMVVLIIFNFNNLKQSFIQRIDMLARYQADSLSSPMWEFDDKSIKSIFRSFEESSTIIYAAIYNEDGEVMYSTGDDSKLDRVISMEKSIVYEPQKQFLGKIQLNASLSSVYSQLWNNIFISIVNFIIMQIFILGATYWVFRDTIDPIQSITRIVHLIKDGKLENEIPDLRRQDEIGAIANAVYSLQTYTKGINDYRQQRELEKENRHNKISSLIEGFYKDSSSIIKSVEQSSQELDSTAQKMSKIIKDVDQRAYNVNNISERTSHNIENVSSAAAGIKDSIEQISLQTNKSTKIVHEAVDHTEEARVITDSLDDAMKQIGEVVLFIGRLAKQVNLLSLNATIESARAGEAGKGFAVVASEIKSLAHQTSDATENIGGQIANIQEVSSEVIGSMTLIKESISNVNQYAQIVASAVDKQSAVTKDIFLNIKTAVEGAKEVNSDMADIKSLTSNANKSTLDVLKAANVLYEQADLLNKTINKFTQEIRKL; encoded by the coding sequence ATGTTTTCTTTTAAGGAAAAATTTAGGCGGAGTATTAAGTTTAGATCACATGTAGTTATTGCAACCGCTGTGACCTTAATACAATTAGTGTCAATGGTTGTTTTGATTATATTCAATTTTAATAACTTAAAGCAAAGTTTTATTCAAAGAATAGATATGCTTGCAAGATATCAAGCCGATTCATTATCCAGTCCTATGTGGGAGTTTGATGATAAATCAATAAAGTCAATTTTTAGATCTTTTGAAGAGTCTTCCACGATTATTTATGCTGCCATTTATAATGAAGATGGTGAAGTCATGTATTCAACAGGGGATGATTCTAAATTAGATAGGGTGATTTCAATGGAGAAGTCTATAGTGTATGAGCCTCAAAAACAGTTCTTAGGTAAGATACAATTAAATGCCTCTCTTTCAAGTGTATATAGCCAATTATGGAATAATATTTTTATTAGTATTGTTAATTTTATAATTATGCAAATTTTTATACTTGGAGCAACTTATTGGGTGTTTCGTGATACTATTGACCCTATCCAAAGTATTACTCGTATTGTGCATTTAATTAAAGATGGTAAATTAGAAAATGAAATTCCCGATTTGCGGAGACAGGATGAAATAGGAGCAATTGCTAATGCGGTTTATTCATTGCAGACTTACACTAAAGGTATTAATGACTATCGTCAACAAAGAGAGTTAGAAAAAGAAAATAGACATAATAAAATATCTAGTTTGATTGAAGGTTTTTATAAAGATTCATCAAGTATAATTAAGTCTGTGGAGCAGTCTTCTCAAGAGTTGGATAGCACGGCACAAAAAATGTCTAAAATTATTAAAGACGTAGATCAAAGAGCATATAATGTAAATAATATTTCAGAGCGCACATCTCATAATATAGAGAATGTATCAAGTGCTGCTGCTGGAATAAAAGATTCTATTGAGCAGATCTCGCTTCAAACGAATAAGTCTACAAAAATTGTGCATGAGGCTGTTGATCATACTGAGGAAGCAAGAGTTATAACAGATTCTTTAGATGATGCAATGAAACAAATAGGTGAAGTTGTTTTGTTTATAGGAAGGCTTGCTAAGCAAGTAAATCTTTTATCTTTAAATGCTACTATAGAGTCTGCAAGGGCTGGAGAGGCAGGAAAAGGATTTGCAGTGGTGGCTTCTGAAATTAAGAGTCTTGCCCATCAAACAAGTGATGCTACTGAAAATATTGGCGGACAAATTGCTAATATTCAAGAGGTTTCTAGTGAAGTAATAGGGTCTATGACTTTAATCAAAGAATCAATTAGTAATGTGAATCAATATGCTCAAATTGTGGCCTCAGCAGTGGATAAACAGAGTGCTGTAACTAAAGATATTTTTCTAAATATAAAAACAGCTGTTGAGGGAGCTAAAGAAGTGAATAGTGATATGGCTGATATAAAATCTCTTACTTCTAATGCAAATAAGTCAACTCTAGATGTGCTAAAAGCTGCTAACGTTCTTTACGAACAAGCAGACTTATTAAATAAAACTATAAATAAATTTACTCAAGAGATTCGTAAATTGTGA
- a CDS encoding class I fructose-bisphosphate aldolase gives MKVTQKVKDILSCYESDNAGTKNNLASILMHGKLGGTGKLLILPVDQGFEHGPARSFAANPDAYDPYYHWGLAIEAGLSAYAAPLGMLEAGASNFAGEIPTILKLNSANSLSDSNLEPSQAITGSISDALRLGCSAIGFTIYPGSDEAYNMMNEIRELSEEAKHYGLAVVIWSYPRGGNISKDGETALDIIAYGAHMAALLGAHIIKVKPPINYLENAEAKKVYLDKKIPMDTLSQRVHHVKDACFAGKRIVVFSGGANKSIESLYQEIKEIKDGGGNGSIIGRNSFQRPRDQALKMLQEIIDIYSMS, from the coding sequence ATGAAAGTAACTCAGAAGGTCAAGGATATTTTAAGTTGTTATGAATCAGATAATGCTGGTACTAAGAATAATTTAGCTAGCATTTTAATGCATGGTAAACTTGGTGGAACAGGAAAATTATTAATTCTTCCTGTAGATCAGGGCTTTGAGCATGGTCCTGCTAGAAGTTTCGCTGCTAATCCTGATGCATATGATCCTTATTATCACTGGGGCTTAGCTATTGAGGCTGGCTTAAGCGCATATGCAGCTCCTCTAGGAATGCTTGAGGCAGGGGCTAGTAATTTTGCTGGAGAAATTCCAACAATTTTAAAGCTAAATAGTGCAAATTCACTAAGTGATTCTAATTTGGAGCCATCACAGGCTATTACTGGATCTATTTCTGATGCTTTAAGACTGGGCTGTTCTGCTATAGGTTTTACTATTTATCCAGGGTCGGATGAAGCCTATAATATGATGAATGAGATAAGAGAGTTATCTGAAGAAGCTAAGCATTATGGGTTGGCGGTAGTAATTTGGTCTTACCCCAGAGGTGGGAATATTTCTAAAGATGGTGAGACAGCTTTGGATATTATTGCTTATGGAGCGCATATGGCAGCTCTTTTAGGGGCGCATATAATAAAAGTTAAACCCCCAATAAATTACTTAGAAAATGCAGAAGCTAAAAAAGTTTATTTAGACAAAAAAATCCCCATGGATACTTTATCTCAAAGAGTTCATCATGTTAAAGATGCTTGTTTTGCTGGAAAAAGAATAGTGGTTTTTTCTGGTGGAGCAAATAAATCCATAGAGTCGCTCTATCAAGAAATAAAAGAGATAAAAGACGGAGGAGGGAATGGTTCTATTATAGGTAGAAATAGTTTCCAAAGACCAAGAGACCAAGCATTAAAAATGTTACAAGAAATTATAGATATATATTCTATGAGTTAA
- a CDS encoding zinc-finger domain-containing protein, whose product MESPDIIYVDSNKVQCEGDGKSIGHPRVYLEIKDGEIECPYCSRTFKLKKIKE is encoded by the coding sequence ATGGAAAGTCCAGATATAATATATGTTGATAGTAATAAAGTTCAGTGTGAAGGTGATGGCAAGTCTATTGGTCACCCTAGGGTATATTTAGAAATTAAGGACGGTGAAATAGAATGTCCTTATTGTAGTAGAACATTTAAATTAAAGAAGATAAAAGAATGA
- a CDS encoding response regulator, with translation MNTLQYHIDQTELIKHNISNLRYLIQDKETFKNIPTIIGVNSNKSIKHKKCNCPKTNILAIDDEEICLLGIEVILHNTNCSLIKANSGRKALKILKDHKPNNIDLILLDLVMPSLHDNLLGIETLKIIKSDPILKRIPVILQTATSNEKDIEEAINVGAVECIRKPYGKQTLLKSIKKHLE, from the coding sequence ATGAACACATTACAATATCACATCGATCAAACAGAACTTATCAAACATAACATCAGCAATCTTAGATACCTTATCCAAGACAAAGAAACATTCAAAAATATACCTACTATTATAGGAGTAAATTCTAATAAATCTATAAAACATAAAAAATGCAACTGTCCAAAAACTAATATTTTAGCAATTGACGACGAAGAAATATGCTTACTTGGCATAGAAGTAATTCTACACAACACTAATTGCTCCCTTATTAAAGCAAACAGCGGCAGAAAAGCTTTAAAAATTCTTAAAGACCACAAGCCAAATAATATTGATTTAATTCTTCTAGATCTAGTTATGCCAAGCCTTCACGATAATCTTCTTGGAATAGAGACATTAAAAATTATAAAAAGCGATCCAATTTTAAAGCGAATACCTGTAATTTTACAAACAGCAACCTCAAACGAAAAAGATATAGAAGAAGCTATAAATGTAGGTGCGGTAGAGTGCATAAGAAAACCTTATGGAAAACAAACTCTTCTTAAGTCCATCAAAAAACACTTAGAATGA
- a CDS encoding NAD(P)H-hydrate dehydratase, which produces MQINSPKLWHKSLPFIKREHNKYDRGHAIIMGANISTGSTGATKLAAYASLRSGAGLASIICDEETAKIYAASMMSMMIKTDYELLKDPRVKSILIGPGNGVNQQTKHNVLEVLKLSKNTVLDADALTVFQDNPQELFDTINGDVVLTPHAGEFKRIFPNLESAIDAAYLSRATVLFKGHDTIIASPKGEYIVNKSAPTSLATAGSGDVLAGLIAGFMAQGISGFISCCIASYIHSEAARNFGPGLISEDLLDEIPKVLSRLIKVN; this is translated from the coding sequence ATGCAAATCAATTCACCAAAGCTATGGCATAAATCTCTTCCCTTTATCAAAAGAGAACATAATAAATATGATAGAGGCCATGCTATTATAATGGGAGCTAATATCAGCACAGGATCCACTGGGGCAACTAAGCTTGCTGCATATGCTTCTCTGCGTAGCGGAGCAGGCTTAGCTAGTATCATCTGCGACGAAGAAACCGCTAAAATATATGCAGCCTCTATGATGTCTATGATGATAAAAACAGACTATGAGTTATTAAAAGATCCTCGAGTAAAATCTATTTTAATTGGCCCAGGAAATGGAGTTAACCAACAAACAAAACATAATGTACTAGAAGTTCTAAAACTTTCTAAAAATACAGTCCTAGATGCAGATGCTTTAACTGTATTTCAAGATAATCCGCAAGAGCTTTTTGATACAATTAATGGCGACGTTGTGTTAACTCCTCATGCAGGTGAATTTAAAAGAATTTTTCCTAATTTAGAATCAGCAATTGACGCTGCTTACTTGAGTAGAGCAACTGTTTTATTTAAAGGACATGATACAATTATTGCCTCCCCCAAAGGAGAATACATAGTCAATAAATCAGCCCCAACATCCCTAGCCACAGCAGGAAGTGGAGATGTTCTTGCTGGGCTAATAGCTGGATTCATGGCCCAAGGGATCTCGGGCTTCATCTCCTGCTGCATAGCAAGCTATATTCATTCAGAAGCTGCAAGAAATTTTGGACCGGGCCTTATTTCAGAAGATTTACTAGATGAAATCCCTAAGGTTTTATCACGCCTAATAAAGGTCAATTAA
- the pdhA gene encoding pyruvate dehydrogenase (acetyl-transferring) E1 component subunit alpha, giving the protein MQPLKLYKEMLLIRRFEEKSSQLYGMGMIAGFCHLYSGEEAIAVGMHNIINKNDSTITAYRDHGHILVAGSDPKTIMAELMGKSTGCSKGKGGSMHMFDLEKKFYGGHGIVGAQVPIGTGMAFAAKYKEDNSITLAYFGDGALNQGQVYESFNMAALWKLPIIYIVENNGYAMGTSIKRHCSIDDLSKRGESFGIPGIKIDGMNIIEVMEKGKEAVDYVRAGNGPMLIEMQTYRYRGHSMSDPATYRSKEEVSNVRDNHDPINFYRNHILKNKLAKEEDLKSIEKEVKKIIEEAVEFAQNSPEPNEDELHTEVYI; this is encoded by the coding sequence TTGCAACCGTTAAAACTTTATAAAGAGATGTTATTAATCCGTAGGTTTGAAGAGAAATCCAGCCAGTTATATGGCATGGGAATGATTGCAGGTTTCTGCCATCTATATAGCGGAGAAGAAGCAATTGCCGTTGGCATGCATAACATTATTAATAAAAATGACTCTACTATTACAGCATATCGAGATCATGGCCATATATTAGTAGCCGGAAGCGATCCAAAAACCATAATGGCTGAATTAATGGGTAAATCCACTGGCTGCTCAAAAGGCAAAGGTGGATCAATGCATATGTTTGACCTTGAGAAAAAATTCTATGGTGGCCATGGTATTGTAGGCGCACAAGTTCCAATTGGAACTGGAATGGCTTTTGCCGCAAAATATAAAGAGGACAATTCTATTACTTTAGCATATTTTGGTGACGGAGCACTGAACCAAGGACAGGTATATGAATCTTTTAATATGGCCGCTTTATGGAAACTACCTATAATCTATATAGTAGAAAATAATGGCTATGCTATGGGAACCTCAATAAAAAGACATTGCTCAATTGATGATCTATCTAAACGAGGAGAATCTTTTGGTATTCCTGGAATTAAAATTGATGGTATGAACATCATAGAAGTAATGGAAAAAGGTAAAGAAGCCGTTGATTATGTTCGCGCTGGAAACGGCCCCATGTTGATAGAGATGCAAACTTATAGATATCGTGGGCATTCAATGTCAGATCCTGCTACTTATCGTAGTAAAGAAGAAGTAAGCAATGTTCGAGATAATCATGACCCGATTAATTTTTACCGTAATCATATTTTAAAAAACAAGCTTGCAAAAGAAGAAGATCTAAAGTCAATAGAAAAAGAAGTAAAGAAAATCATTGAAGAAGCTGTTGAATTTGCTCAAAATTCTCCAGAACCAAATGAAGATGAATTACACACGGAAGTTTATATATGA
- a CDS encoding pyruvate dehydrogenase complex E1 component subunit beta — protein MKMITVREALRDAMAEEMRNDKDVFVMGEEVAEYQGAYKVTQGLLQEFGDKRVVDTPITEHGFAGLGVGTSMTGLKPIVEFMTFNFAMQAIDQIINSAAKTYYMSGGQVQCPIVFRGPNAAASRVGAQHSQCFAAWYSHVPGLKVIAPYDAKNCKALLKAAIKDPNPVVFLEHELMYGHKFEVNDDFDEAIEIGKANVVREGTDITITAFSMQVGNAIAAAEILEGQGISAEVIDLRTLRPLDTDTIIESVKKTNRLVTVEEGWGFAGIGATIAAIVVEQAFDYLDAEIIRVHQKDVPLPYANNLEKLSIPDANNIVEACTKVCFSKS, from the coding sequence ATGAAAATGATCACTGTTAGAGAAGCTTTGCGTGATGCAATGGCTGAAGAAATGCGTAATGATAAAGATGTCTTCGTGATGGGCGAAGAAGTAGCAGAATATCAAGGAGCTTATAAAGTTACTCAAGGTCTACTACAAGAATTTGGTGACAAAAGAGTTGTAGACACTCCTATCACTGAACATGGATTCGCAGGACTAGGCGTGGGAACATCTATGACCGGACTTAAACCGATTGTTGAATTCATGACTTTCAATTTTGCTATGCAAGCCATTGATCAAATTATTAATTCAGCTGCTAAGACTTACTATATGTCTGGTGGACAAGTTCAATGCCCAATAGTATTTCGTGGACCTAATGCCGCTGCTAGTAGAGTTGGAGCACAGCATTCTCAATGCTTTGCTGCATGGTACAGCCATGTTCCTGGATTAAAAGTTATTGCTCCATATGACGCAAAAAACTGTAAAGCCCTCCTCAAAGCCGCTATTAAAGACCCTAATCCAGTAGTTTTTTTAGAACATGAATTAATGTATGGTCATAAATTTGAAGTAAATGATGACTTTGATGAAGCAATAGAAATTGGTAAAGCTAATGTTGTTCGCGAAGGAACAGATATAACCATAACTGCATTTTCAATGCAAGTTGGAAATGCAATAGCTGCAGCTGAAATTTTAGAAGGACAAGGTATATCTGCAGAAGTTATAGATTTACGTACACTTCGCCCATTAGATACAGATACTATTATTGAATCAGTCAAGAAAACTAATCGCTTAGTTACAGTTGAGGAAGGCTGGGGATTCGCTGGAATAGGAGCTACTATAGCTGCAATTGTGGTTGAACAAGCATTTGATTACCTAGATGCCGAAATAATAAGGGTTCATCAAAAAGATGTTCCTCTTCCTTATGCTAATAATTTAGAGAAACTTTCAATACCTGATGCTAATAACATTGTAGAAGCTTGTACAAAAGTTTGTTTTAGTAAATCTTAA
- a CDS encoding pyruvate dehydrogenase complex dihydrolipoamide acetyltransferase, with the protein MPIEILMPALSPTMTEGNLTKWLKKEGDKVKPGDVLAEIETDKATMEVESIDEGVIGKILVNAGSKNVPVNDLIALLLEEDESLDSIKDYKPKTIIKNVQTSTPSSPKEEPAKKEPSASAPSPVQKEETRIKASPLAKRIAENENINLARITGTGPNGRIVKADVLKSKSRKRSNSHGFVERNPNEYISIENSNIRTVIAKRLLEAKQNIPHFYLSIECNIDKLLSLREELNATTDKDNPEFKVSINDCIIKATAMALAEVPEANASWSEEAILQYNNVDISVAVAISDGLITPIIHNADQKSVIDISNEMKSLAKKARENALRPEEFQGGGFSISNLGMFGIKQFQAIVNPPQSCIMAVGTSNKRPVVMKDQITMATIMDISISCDHRVVDGAVGAKFLASFKKFIEHPLRMFV; encoded by the coding sequence ATGCCTATTGAAATTTTAATGCCAGCTTTATCGCCAACCATGACTGAAGGTAATTTGACAAAATGGCTAAAAAAAGAAGGTGATAAAGTTAAGCCTGGTGATGTATTGGCAGAAATTGAAACCGACAAAGCTACTATGGAAGTTGAATCGATAGACGAAGGTGTTATAGGAAAAATTCTGGTTAATGCTGGTAGCAAGAATGTTCCAGTTAATGATCTAATCGCCCTTTTGTTAGAGGAAGATGAATCGCTAGATTCTATAAAGGATTACAAACCTAAAACTATAATAAAAAACGTACAAACTAGTACTCCTAGCTCTCCCAAAGAAGAACCAGCAAAGAAGGAGCCATCCGCTTCTGCTCCTTCTCCCGTACAGAAAGAAGAAACAAGAATAAAAGCCTCCCCTTTAGCAAAGCGTATTGCAGAAAATGAAAATATTAATTTAGCTAGAATTACGGGCACAGGTCCAAATGGCAGAATCGTTAAGGCTGATGTTTTAAAATCCAAATCAAGAAAGAGATCAAATTCTCATGGCTTTGTAGAAAGAAATCCAAATGAATATATCTCTATTGAAAATAGTAATATTCGCACAGTGATAGCTAAACGCTTGCTTGAAGCAAAACAAAACATTCCTCATTTTTATCTATCAATTGAATGTAATATTGATAAATTATTATCCTTAAGAGAAGAATTAAACGCTACAACTGATAAAGATAATCCAGAATTCAAAGTATCAATAAATGATTGTATTATAAAGGCAACCGCTATGGCATTAGCTGAAGTTCCAGAAGCAAATGCTTCATGGAGTGAAGAAGCAATATTACAATATAATAATGTAGATATTTCAGTGGCAGTGGCAATTTCTGATGGACTAATTACCCCAATCATTCATAATGCTGACCAAAAATCTGTTATTGATATTTCTAATGAGATGAAATCTTTAGCGAAAAAAGCGCGTGAGAATGCATTAAGACCTGAAGAGTTCCAGGGTGGAGGATTTAGTATTTCAAATCTTGGAATGTTTGGAATAAAACAATTCCAAGCTATAGTGAATCCTCCACAATCATGCATTATGGCAGTGGGAACAAGCAATAAACGTCCTGTTGTTATGAAAGATCAAATAACAATGGCAACTATAATGGACATAAGTATTTCTTGTGATCATAGGGTTGTTGATGGCGCTGTAGGAGCCAAATTCCTAGCAAGCTTTAAAAAGTTCATAGAACATCCTTTGAGAATGTTTGTATAA
- the fabG gene encoding 3-oxoacyl-ACP reductase FabG, with translation MLNLEEQVALVTGASGGIGGSIARKLHSQGAHVIISGTNMTSLEKLASELKTRVTIETCNLHDDEAVSGLVDKAFAVHNKLDILVCNAGITKDNLSLRMSVEDFDEVIKINLRSSFILNKAAIKKMVRQKSGKIINISSIVGTTGNPGQANYTAAKAGMVAMSKSLALEVAARGVTVNCVAPGFIATAMTDKLSDDMKGELLKKVPCGRLGSPDDIANGVVFLASNEANYVTGQTLHINGGMAMI, from the coding sequence ATGCTTAATTTAGAAGAACAAGTAGCTTTAGTAACAGGAGCATCAGGTGGCATTGGTGGATCAATAGCACGTAAATTACACAGCCAAGGCGCGCATGTGATCATTTCTGGCACTAATATGACATCTTTAGAAAAACTAGCTTCTGAGCTAAAGACAAGAGTAACTATAGAAACCTGTAATCTACATGATGACGAAGCAGTTTCAGGATTAGTAGATAAAGCTTTTGCTGTGCATAACAAATTAGATATTTTAGTTTGTAACGCGGGTATCACAAAAGATAATCTATCCTTAAGAATGAGTGTAGAAGATTTTGATGAAGTTATCAAAATCAACCTAAGATCTTCCTTCATTTTGAATAAAGCAGCAATCAAAAAAATGGTTAGACAAAAATCTGGTAAAATCATCAATATTTCATCTATTGTTGGAACAACTGGAAACCCAGGCCAAGCGAATTATACAGCTGCTAAAGCTGGAATGGTTGCAATGTCAAAAAGTCTTGCATTAGAAGTAGCGGCCAGAGGAGTAACAGTTAATTGTGTAGCGCCTGGATTTATTGCTACAGCTATGACAGATAAATTATCCGACGACATGAAAGGAGAATTACTAAAAAAAGTTCCTTGTGGACGTCTAGGGTCCCCTGACGATATCGCTAATGGAGTAGTGTTTTTAGCAAGTAATGAAGCTAATTATGTTACCGGACAAACATTACATATTAACGGCGGAATGGCAATGATTTAA